A genome region from Penicillium psychrofluorescens genome assembly, chromosome: 3 includes the following:
- a CDS encoding uncharacterized protein (ID:PFLUO_005160-T1.cds;~source:funannotate): MNPGLAVSGGADSMALAYLCRQLEIHSDSIADDAISVTAFVVDHRAHAESSREARTVASWLSELGIKTQILELDWSQITLGEERALSSKKTSGASIPSAFETYARTLRFQALGTACRDSQIKTLLMGHHQDDNVETAISRLASGARGIGLTGISPIAHIPECYGIFGVSESGSFMKAPARQDSASRVQVRVNDRNRGTFSSGPSAKTKPLHRIAKNMMPNPSISSGGILICRPLLSFPKASLLATCHENNVPYVSDPTNFDPTLTARNTVRSLLASDSFPRALQPSSILSLIRSKQTLLQSSTELSNQLLARQCRILDFNFQTGAAVVSFGRPAPGLESSNDSVSSLTNLPAYKLRQIQALTLRRITGLIAPVPENHYPLPSFEPFVSQVFPRADDRNETSRSTNVKNQERRPFTLGGVIFQPLEKELSSTTDAQSAPSGTPLALDSMADSVWYISRQPTRRSQSDVPITRLDIPALESNHHTSQKHSVAPWTLWDDRFWFRLSMTPTEDHPTNRQTPDEKINFVFRTLQPGDLQKARHDGPEIFQPANPKNSKPAMRLAGLRKALAQETTGSARFTIPLLTVTRSHASESVSPEDEVEEQLLALPTIGYRLIGGGTKLASKINVYYAGREWRITWQWMYKMIDTETLSLMGLPMEENAVATAMIQEDKT; the protein is encoded by the exons ATGAACCCAGGACTCGcggtcagcggcggcgctgATTCCATGGCTCTAGCCTATCTGTGCCGGCAGCTGGAGATCCACTCGGATAGTATCGCAGACGATGCTATATCCGTGACTGCGTTTGTGGTCGACCACCGCGCCCATGCGGAAAGTAGCCGCGAGGCAAGGACAGTAGCGAGCTGGCTCTCTGAACTGG GTATAAAAACTCAGATCCTCGAGCTAGACTGGTCCCAGATTACCCTCGGTGAAGAACGAGCATTGTCGTCCAAAAAAACTTCGGGTGCATCGATTCCATCCGCTTTTGAAACCTATGCTCGTACGCTCCGCTTTCAGGCTCTGGGTACTGCTTGTCGAGACAGCCAAATCAAGACACTGCTTATGGGCCATCATCAAGACGACAATGTCGAAACAGCCATTTCTCGCTTGGCCTCCGGGGCACGAGGGATTGGTCTCACGGGAATCTCGCCAATAGCCCATATTCCAGAATGTTATGGCATATTTGGAGTATCGGAGAGCGGGTCTTTCATGAAGGCTCCCGCACGCCAGGACAGCGCTTCTCGTGTGCAAGTTCGGGTGAACGATCGCAACCGAGGGACCTTCAGCTCTGGACCTTCAGCCAAAACAAAGCCACTTCATAGAATTGCCAAGAATATGATGCCCAacccatccatctcatctgGTGGCATTCTCATCTGTCGTCCGCTCCTCTCATTCCCCAAAGCCAGTTTGCTAGCGACTTGCCATGAAAACAATGTCCCCTACGTCTCCGACCCTACAAACTTCGATCCCACTCTCACTGCACGCAACACCGTTCGCAGTCTGCTCGCCTCCGACTCCTTTCCCCGTGCCTTGCAACCTTCTTCAATCCTCTCCTTAATCCGATCGAAACAGACTCTCTTACAGAGCTCAACCGAACTCTCCAACCAACTCCTTGCACGTCAATGCCGGATTTTGGACTTTAATTTCCAAACAGGGGCGGCAGTAGTCTCGTTCGGACGTCCAGCTCCGGGCTTAGAATCTTCTAATGACAGTGTCTCCTCTCTAACCAACCTACCTGCATACAAACTCCGGCAGATCCAGGCTCTCACCCTCCGCCGCATTACGGGGCTAATAGCTCCTGTTCCGGAGAATCACTATCCATTGCCCAGCTTCGAGCCATTTGTCTCACAAGTCTTTCCTCGTGCGGATGATCGAAATGAGACTTCCCGTTCAACCAACGTCAAGAATCAAGAGCGTCGTCCTTTCACACTGGGAGGCGTCATATTCCAGCCTCTCGAGAAGGAACTATCCAGTACGACTGACGCTCAATCCGCGCCTTCAGGCACGCCTCTAGCCCTTGATTCCATGGCAGACAGTGTTTGGTATATATCCCGCCAGCCTACCAGACGCAGTCAATCGGATGTGCCAATTACTCGACTGGATATCCCTGCACTCGAGTCAAATCATCATACATCACAAAAGCACTCTGTCGCGCCTTGGACATTATGGGATGATAGATTCTGGTTCCGGCTTTCCATGACTCCTACCGAAGACCATCCCACCAATAGGCAAACTCCCGACGAAAAAATCAACTTTGTATTTCGAACACTGCAGCCAGGTGATCTTCAGAAGGCTCGCCACGACGGACCCGAGATTTTCCAACCAGCAAATCCTAAGAACTCTAAGCCTGCGATGCGCCTGGCCGGTCTGCGGAAAGCTCTTGCGCAGGAAACTACCGGCTCTGCACGCTTTACTATTCCTCTGTTAACTGTGACAAGAAGCCATGCGTCGGAATCCGTGTCACCAGAAGACGAAGTGGAGGAGCAGCTCCTCGCCCTACCGACTATAGGCTACCGTCTAATTGGGGGCGGGACAAAGCTCGCGAGCAAGATCAATGTCTACTACGCGGGAAGAGAATGGAGGATCACATGGCAATGGATGTATAAAATGATTGACACCGAGACGCTGAGTCTTATGGGTTTGCCGATGGAAGAAAATGCAGTGGCAACGGCTATGATACAGGAAGACAAAACCTAG
- a CDS encoding uncharacterized protein (ID:PFLUO_005161-T1.cds;~source:funannotate), with protein MKFSTAIILAASASMAAAWNVTAYTDTECSENGYSIVDTGDIGCVTTGKTANSIKVSDLAQDMVFIGSSGGGCDYFHQSGGNGCYTQSQGFLSWTVFKNT; from the exons ATGAAGTTCAGCACTGCTATTATCCTGGCGGCCTCCGCCTCTATGGCCGCTGCCTGGAACGTCACAGCATACACCGACACCGAGTGCTCAGAGAATGGCTACAGCATAGTTGACACCGGAGATATTGGCTGTGTGACGACTGGAAAAACCGCCAACTCAATCAAAGTTAGCGATCTGGCTCAGGACATGGTGTTTATCGGATCgagtggtggaggatgcgatTACTTTCACCAGTCTGGTGGCAACGGCTGCTACACCCAGAGCCAAGGATTCCTGTCCTGGACTGTGTTCAA AAACACCTAA